In Phaeobacter piscinae, one genomic interval encodes:
- the holA gene encoding DNA polymerase III subunit delta: MKLSPREADGYFAKPDPGKTGLLIYGPDAMRVSLKRQQLLAALLGPTAEEEMRLTRMPAADLRKDPALLMDAMKAVGFFPGIRAVFVEDANDTAAPAVIAALEAWQQGDAQIIVTAGQLKATSKLRKAFEGHRNAYATGIYDDPPSRGEIERILGTARIRDVPGDSMSALVDIANEIGPGDFSRMVEKLALYKYEDSTPLTLDDIQSIAPQSTEAAVDDMLNIVAEGRGAEIGPLMGRLQAQGTNAVTLCIGATRHFRTLYTIASDPGGPAQGIGRLRPPAYGKRRDRLLRQAQSWGAFKLETALTLLTDTDLQLRSAGQTAPALALMERALIQLARLSRVG; the protein is encoded by the coding sequence ATGAAACTGAGCCCGCGCGAGGCGGACGGCTATTTTGCCAAACCGGATCCGGGCAAGACAGGCCTTTTGATCTACGGCCCCGACGCCATGCGCGTCTCGCTGAAACGTCAGCAATTGCTGGCGGCGCTGCTTGGCCCCACCGCCGAAGAAGAGATGCGCCTGACCCGGATGCCCGCAGCGGATCTGCGCAAGGACCCGGCGTTGCTGATGGATGCGATGAAGGCGGTTGGCTTTTTCCCCGGCATCCGTGCCGTGTTTGTCGAAGACGCCAATGATACCGCCGCCCCTGCCGTGATCGCCGCACTTGAGGCCTGGCAGCAAGGTGATGCGCAGATCATCGTGACAGCCGGGCAATTGAAAGCCACCTCGAAGCTGCGCAAGGCGTTTGAGGGGCACCGCAACGCCTATGCGACCGGCATCTATGACGATCCTCCGTCACGCGGTGAAATCGAGCGTATTCTGGGTACGGCCCGTATTCGTGATGTGCCAGGGGACAGCATGTCTGCGCTGGTTGATATCGCCAATGAAATCGGTCCCGGTGATTTTTCCCGCATGGTGGAGAAACTGGCGCTGTATAAATACGAGGACAGCACCCCGCTGACGCTTGACGATATTCAGTCCATCGCCCCGCAATCGACCGAAGCGGCAGTCGACGACATGCTCAATATCGTGGCCGAGGGGCGCGGCGCAGAAATCGGCCCACTGATGGGGCGATTGCAGGCCCAGGGCACCAATGCGGTGACACTCTGTATCGGGGCAACCCGCCATTTTCGGACGCTTTACACCATTGCCTCTGATCCCGGCGGTCCGGCGCAGGGTATTGGGCGACTGCGCCCCCCTGCCTATGGCAAGCGCCGTGACAGGCTGCTGCGGCAGGCTCAAAGCTGGGGTGCGTTCAAGCTTGAAACCGCGCTCACCTTGCTGACGGACACCGATCTTCAGCTGCGCTCGGCAGGGCAAACCGCTCCGGCGCTTGCCCTGATGGAACGGGCGTTGATCCAGCTGGCCCGCCTCAGCCGGGTGGGGTAG
- the lptE gene encoding LPS assembly lipoprotein LptE has product MSWLNLKYPAALAAAFLVAACGFTPVYAPGGTGSALYGVVTVQAPETIGATDDTDAYFLVQNLETRLGRGGGADYALDLKLRTQSEGQAITADNEITRYSIVGQAAYVLTRQSDGAIVASGDVENFTGYSATGTTVETLAGERDAHRRLMVILADQITTELLSTADLATSSSEQPAVAAK; this is encoded by the coding sequence ATGTCGTGGCTTAACCTGAAATATCCGGCCGCATTGGCCGCTGCCTTTCTGGTGGCGGCTTGCGGCTTCACCCCCGTCTATGCTCCGGGGGGCACCGGGTCCGCGCTTTATGGCGTGGTGACGGTTCAGGCCCCGGAAACGATCGGGGCAACCGATGATACCGATGCCTATTTTCTGGTTCAGAATCTTGAAACCCGGCTGGGTCGCGGGGGTGGTGCTGACTATGCCCTGGATCTGAAGCTGCGCACCCAAAGCGAAGGGCAGGCCATTACCGCCGACAATGAAATCACGCGCTATTCGATCGTGGGGCAGGCCGCCTATGTGCTGACCCGGCAATCTGATGGTGCCATTGTCGCCAGTGGCGATGTGGAAAATTTCACCGGCTATTCCGCCACAGGCACCACGGTTGAAACGCTCGCCGGGGAACGTGATGCCCATCGACGCCTGATGGTTATCCTTGCAGATCAAATCACAACTGAACTGCTGAGCACTGCGGATCTTGCCACTTCCAGCAGCGAACAGCCTGCGGTTGCCGCCAAATGA